In Candidatus Nanopelagicales bacterium, the DNA window TCGGAGGAAATTCCTTCCTCCATACAGCCATCGCCAGCGATGACGTAGATGTGATGGTCGAATGGACTCTCACCAGGCGAAGCACCGGCGTCGAGCAGGCCGCGCACGTAGCGGGTATCCATCGCCATTCCCACCGCGTTGGAGATGCCCTGGCCAAGCGGACCGGTGGTCACTTCCACACCAGTGGTGTGTCCATACTCGGGATGCCCGGGAGTAAGGCTGCCTTCGGTGCGGAACGCCTCGAGATCGCTGAGTTCCAATCCGTATCCGGAAAAGAACAGCTGGATGTAGAGCGTGAGGCTGGAGTGGCCAGCCGAAAGCACGAAGCGGTCACGCCCGATCCAGTTCGGGTCGCTGGGATCGTGCCGCATGACGCGTTGGAAGAGCAACGTCGACGCGGGGGCGAGGCTCATGGCCGTGCCCGGGTGTCCGTTACCGGTCTTATGTACAGCGTCTGCAGCAAGAACTCGAGCAGTGTCGACTACTCGGGAATCCAGTTCGGTCCAGTCCAACGACTCGCTCACAAGGTGTCCTTCCACATGGGTTCGCACGGCTTGGCGAGCGTATCGAGGTTTTAGTCGGTAACGCACGGTTGGAGCAGCCACCCGGAGCATTGCGGGCATGAACGGTGAATGAACTGCTCGCCTCTGCCCAATGCCGTTAGAGTCATGGCATTGGTTCCCGAGTGACCACTAGGCTGTGGTGGGTGCCAGAATGTCACCGTTGTTCTGGAATGACCGCTGTTCTTGATTCACCGTTCGTCAGAGTGTGCCGAAACCGCTAGGTCGCAAGTGAGGTCTCGTGTCAACCGTTGGCTCCAAGTCCCATGCTCATGGAGCTGGCCGTGCCGTGGACACCGGGGAGAGCCCAAAACGGGGACGAATCGCGGCGTACATCGGACTGACCAAGCCGCGGATCATCGAGTTGCTGCTGGCCACGACGATCCCAACGATGTTCTTGGCTGCGCGGGGCCTGCCCGGTTTGTGGGTCACCGTCGCGACTCTGATCGGCGGCTCCCTGGCAGCCGGTGGTGCCAATACGCTGAATTCCTACATCGATCGCGACATTGACGCTGTGATGAAGCGAACCGGCGCGCGCCCGCTGGTTCGCGGCGACGTGACCCCCCGGGCAGCGTTGATCTTCGGCCTGCTGCTCAGCCTCGGCTCCGTGCTGTGGCTCGCTGCCTTCGTGAACCTGCTCTCGGCCGTCTTGGCTTCGGGAGCGATTGCGTTCTACGTCATCATCTACACGCTCGGCCTGAAGCGACGGACACCGCAGAACATCGTCTGGGGAGGTGCGGCTGGGTGCTTCCCGGTGCTCATCGGCTGGTCGGCAGTTACCAACTCGTTGAGCTGGGCGCCAGTCGTGCTGTTTGCCATCGTCTTCCTGTGGACCCCACCGCACTACTGGCCGCTGTCGCTGAAGTTCAAGGATGACTACGAGGCCGCTGGCGTGCCGATGATGCCGGTCGTCGCGGATACTCGGTCGGTCGCTCGCCAGATCGTGCTCTACAGCTGGGCGATGGTCGGCGCCTCGCTCGCACTTGTCCCCGTCGCGCCCATGGGTTGGGTGTATTCCATCAGCGCGGTTTTGCTTGGCGGGCTATTCCTGCACGAGGCACACGCGTTGCTGCGCCGAGAGACGCGCGGCCAGGACCCGAAGCCCATGCGGCTGTTCCATTGGTCGATCACTTATCTGTCGTTGCTCTTCCTCGCCGTAGCGATTGATCCGTTCTTCACCGGCTGATCGTCGCTACGCTGCCTGGCTGTGGTGCCAGATGACTTTCATGACTTCCTCGTAGCGTCAGCCGGGGTTAGTGGTGCGCTCGTGGGGCTGCTGTTCGTGGCCTCGGCGATTGCGCCGGAGCGGATCGTGGCCAAGAACGCACCAGCGCTCGCTCAGGAGACGGCCGCTGGGGCGTACATCGTGCTCAGCAACACCCTGTTTGTCGCCCTGGCCGGTCTCTTCCCGGGTAATGCGCTCAAGTACGTCGCCGTGATCATGCCGGTTGCTGGGCTCGTGACCACCACGGGTTACGCGATCCAATCCTGGTTCCATCGGTCGGAGGGTGGAGTCGGCGCGCGCTGGTGGATTCGCCGAGTGACGACGGCCTTCTTCCTCGTCAGCCAGTTGATTGCTGGTGTGGCCCTGTGGCGACAAGGGGTCAATGACGACACGGTTGCCAATGTCATCGTCTGGTCATTCGCCTTCTACGCCATCGGGCTGACCAGGGCGTGGGAACTACTGGGTGCTCACGACCAAGGGTTCGCCGAGACCTTCTTGCTCTGGCGTGGGCAGCGGGCCGCGAAGGCGCAGGGCAAGGTGGGCAAAGACAACGCAGATCCAGAGCACGCAAGCTCCAGCGACGTGCAATAGGACCACCAACCACGGCAGCCCGGTGAAGTACTGCACGTAGCCGATCAAACCTTGTGCCAGCGCCACCCCCAGCACCAGCCAGAAGCGTCGGCGGGCGCGCGCGGGGGAGTCGGTGACCGACAACGCCAGGATCATGGCGACGGTGAGGCCGACGAATAGCAGCACCAGGTCCGCGTGCAACCAACTGATACTGCGGGGGTCGAAGGGAAGCCGCGAATCTACGTCGGCATCGCCGGAGTGGGGGCCGGAACCGGTCACCATTGTGCCGAGCGTCAACACGACCAGCGCAACGCCGACCAGTGCCCGCGACATCGTCCGAATAGGCGGTTTGACCAACACGCGAACAGGCTCATCGCCAACCTCAGCGGAACGGACCACCAGCAGGACACACAGCGCGATGATGATCGTCGAGACGAGGAAGTGGCTGGACACGCTGATCGGATTGAGTCCGGTTAGCACCGTGATCCCGCCGAGGATTGCCTGGGCGAAAGTTCCCAGCAGCGGGACGGCGGCAAGTGCGACGATCACCCCTCTGCCTTGCCCACTTGCGGCCTTCAACCGGCGGCTCCACGTGAACGCGCCGACGATCGCGGCGATAGCCAAGATGGCGAGGATGAACGTCAGCGTGCGGTTGCCGAACTCCACGTACTTGTGCCAGGCCTGTGCTTGCGTTGCGGTCGGCACATACGAACCAGTCGCACACTGCGGCCAGGTCGGGCATCCCAGGCCTGAGCCGGTCAGTCGAACGAGGGCCCCGGTCACGACGATGCCGGTCTGGGCGACCAGGTTGGCGATGAACACTGCGCGCAACCAGCGCGGGGCACGTCCACCCACGGAACTCACTCCCATCGGAACGTCCTCGCGGCCACGATTAGCCCGAACAGGAACCAGGCAGCCAGCACGAGCAGTGGTCCCACCGGCATGGTTGAACCGTTGAGCAACACGTCGCGCAGCCCGTTGCCGAGCGCGCCGGATGGGAGCAGTTCCGTGGCGCTCGCAAGCCAACCCGGGAGCTTTTCCTGGGGGATGATCGTGCCACCGGCGAGCAGCAGAATGAGGTAGATGCCGTTGGCGACAGCGAGCGTCGCCTCGGCACGGAGCAGGCCGGCCAGTGCCAGTCCCAGAGCGCTGAAGGCGGCTGTTCCGAAGATCATGAGCAACACGGCCGCAGCTGGGTTGCCCTGCGGATCCCAACCAAGAACAAATGCAACCGAACTGATCAGCGCAATCTGGATGACCTCGACAGCGAGGACAGCCAGGGTCTTGGACGCCACGAGTCCCGTGCGCGACAGAGGGGTGGATCCGAGGAGCTTGAGGACTCCGTATCTGCGATCGAATCCCACGGAGATCGCCTGTGCAGTGAATGCGGTTGACATGATCGCCAACGCGAAAATGCCAGGCGTGACGATGTCGATGCGGGCTCCGCTGCCCAACTCGACCCAGCCGACCGACGTGAGTCCGACAAGCAGGAACAGGGGAATGATGAGCGTCAGCAGAATCTGTTCGCCGTTGCGCAACATCAGTCGCAACTCGAACTGGGACTGAGCCCAGATCATCGACGGGCGGCTCGCAGCCGCGGGTGCCGGTGAGAGGTCCAGCTGGGCGTTCGTTGCCGTTGTCACCGGTCCACCTCGGCGCCTGAATTTGTCAACTCAAGGACGACATCCTCAAGTCTGCGCTGCCCCGTCGTCAACCCACGTGGCATGAAGCCCTGTTCGGCGCACCAGGCGGCCACGATCGCCAGCGAATCCGGACTCACATCGCCACTGACCTGGTAGGTGCCGCGGTTGGTCTCGCTGACGGCGACGCCACCACCGAGGGTGGTCGCTAGGGCCGCAAGGTCAAGGCCGGGAGCCGCATCGAAAACCAGCGATTGCTGGTGGGAACGCAGTAGCTCCGCAGGTGTGCCCGTCGCAACGACCGATCCACGATCCATCACGACGATGTTGTCCGCCAAACGCTCGACGTCG includes these proteins:
- a CDS encoding heme A synthase encodes the protein MGVSSVGGRAPRWLRAVFIANLVAQTGIVVTGALVRLTGSGLGCPTWPQCATGSYVPTATQAQAWHKYVEFGNRTLTFILAILAIAAIVGAFTWSRRLKAASGQGRGVIVALAAVPLLGTFAQAILGGITVLTGLNPISVSSHFLVSTIIIALCVLLVVRSAEVGDEPVRVLVKPPIRTMSRALVGVALVVLTLGTMVTGSGPHSGDADVDSRLPFDPRSISWLHADLVLLFVGLTVAMILALSVTDSPARARRRFWLVLGVALAQGLIGYVQYFTGLPWLVVLLHVAGACVLWICVVFAHLALRLRGPLPTPEQEGLGEPLVVSTQ
- a CDS encoding heme o synthase; this translates as MDTGESPKRGRIAAYIGLTKPRIIELLLATTIPTMFLAARGLPGLWVTVATLIGGSLAAGGANTLNSYIDRDIDAVMKRTGARPLVRGDVTPRAALIFGLLLSLGSVLWLAAFVNLLSAVLASGAIAFYVIIYTLGLKRRTPQNIVWGGAAGCFPVLIGWSAVTNSLSWAPVVLFAIVFLWTPPHYWPLSLKFKDDYEAAGVPMMPVVADTRSVARQIVLYSWAMVGASLALVPVAPMGWVYSISAVLLGGLFLHEAHALLRRETRGQDPKPMRLFHWSITYLSLLFLAVAIDPFFTG
- a CDS encoding ABC transporter permease, translating into MIWAQSQFELRLMLRNGEQILLTLIIPLFLLVGLTSVGWVELGSGARIDIVTPGIFALAIMSTAFTAQAISVGFDRRYGVLKLLGSTPLSRTGLVASKTLAVLAVEVIQIALISSVAFVLGWDPQGNPAAAVLLMIFGTAAFSALGLALAGLLRAEATLAVANGIYLILLLAGGTIIPQEKLPGWLASATELLPSGALGNGLRDVLLNGSTMPVGPLLVLAAWFLFGLIVAARTFRWE